The Bradyrhizobium sp. WBAH42 genome includes a window with the following:
- the moaA gene encoding GTP 3',8-cyclase MoaA, whose product MNGLPASPRAALSSAMTDPFGRTITYLRVSVTDRCDLRCFYCMSEDMTFLPKADLLTLEELDRLCTAFIAKGVKKLRLTGGEPLVRRNVMTLVRSLSRHLSSGALNELTLTTNGTQLAKHAQELADCGVRRINVSLDTLDPQKFREITRWGEIDKVLEGIEAARAAGLAVKINAVALKNLNEDELPELMRWAHGKGMGLTLIEVMPMGEIGSGRIDQYLPLSLVRARLAQQFTLTDLAESTGGPARYVSVAETGGKLGFITPMTHNFCESCNRVRITCTGTLHTCLGHEDASDLRKPLRASGDDLLLADAIDRAIGLKPKGHDFIIDRRHDRPSVSRHMSVTGG is encoded by the coding sequence ATGAACGGACTTCCTGCGAGCCCCCGCGCCGCGCTGTCGAGCGCGATGACCGATCCGTTCGGGCGGACCATCACTTACTTGCGCGTCTCCGTCACCGACCGCTGCGACCTGCGCTGCTTTTACTGCATGTCGGAAGACATGACGTTCCTGCCCAAGGCCGATCTCCTGACGCTCGAGGAACTCGATCGGCTTTGCACGGCCTTCATCGCAAAGGGCGTGAAGAAGCTGCGCCTCACCGGCGGCGAGCCCTTGGTCCGCCGCAACGTCATGACGCTGGTCCGCTCGCTGTCGCGGCACCTGTCGAGCGGCGCGTTGAACGAGCTGACGCTGACCACCAACGGCACCCAGCTTGCGAAGCACGCGCAGGAACTCGCCGATTGCGGCGTCCGCCGCATCAACGTCTCGCTCGACACGCTCGATCCGCAGAAGTTTCGCGAGATCACCCGCTGGGGCGAGATCGACAAGGTGCTGGAAGGCATCGAGGCCGCGCGCGCCGCGGGGCTTGCCGTCAAGATCAACGCCGTCGCGCTGAAGAACCTCAACGAGGACGAACTGCCCGAACTGATGCGCTGGGCCCACGGCAAGGGCATGGGCCTGACGCTGATCGAGGTGATGCCCATGGGCGAGATCGGCTCGGGCCGGATCGACCAATACCTGCCGCTGTCGCTGGTACGCGCCCGCCTCGCCCAGCAATTCACGCTGACGGATCTGGCCGAGAGCACCGGCGGACCGGCGCGCTATGTCAGCGTCGCCGAGACCGGCGGCAAGCTCGGCTTCATCACGCCGATGACCCACAATTTTTGCGAATCCTGCAACCGGGTGCGCATCACCTGCACGGGAACGCTGCACACCTGCCTCGGCCACGAGGATGCCTCGGACTTGCGCAAACCTCTGCGTGCATCCGGCGACGACCTGTTGCTTGCGGATGCGATCGACCGCGCCATCGGGCTGAAGCCCAAGGGTCATGATTTCATCATCGACCGCCGCCACGACCGCCCCAGCGTCTCCAGGCACATGAGCGTGACGGGCGGCTGA